Part of the Micropterus dolomieu isolate WLL.071019.BEF.003 ecotype Adirondacks linkage group LG22, ASM2129224v1, whole genome shotgun sequence genome is shown below.
ttctttatttttatgGGTTTAGACAGTTATTGAGTTGTTTTACAGTGATATTTAGTTTGTTTCTAGGATGAAATATACAATTGTATTAGAAATGTTATTCCTCATTAATAATCACATTTCTATGTAATACTGGTTTGTCTGCATCTCACTACTAACTTGGGCAAGACACTCttggaaaaaggaaaaggatTTTAGgccttcctggttaaataaaagttaaatgcatttttttcaaaGAAGGTGCAACAGTGTTAACAAACCAACAGAAATTGTTCACTTCCCTGTTAAAGTTTTTTGGGGAGTTTTTTCCTTATCTGGAAAAAGATATAGGGTGACTATGCAGTACTTTATAAAGCTGActtgaaacaaacaaagcacATCCTCAAACCAggcaaatgtcttttttatatatatatctaataCCCTTTTGACATATACCTTGATGTCTGCAATGTGAAAaggatgctgaaatatataataatataatatataatgatatattatataataatatataatataaaaatttaattatattcttaaatgtagaaaaatgacaaaatagaaTCAAGACATGATTTGAATACgttttgtatttaaatgctTTCATTAATGGTCAATAAATGATCAAAAACTTTAAACGGATTTGAAGACTATACATTTTCAGATATTAAACACACTATGCTGTGTTTAACACAAACCAGACTAAATCTAGAATAGTCTTTGATTTCTTTATCTCAGTGAAAGTCTCAGTGTGCGTTTGTCCCGTTTTAAAGGCACATTTGTAAATCCCTAAATTCAACTCAGCCTACGCTAGTACACCACATGAAATAGAGCCAGATTGCTCATTACCGTAATGTCACAAATAGGGGCTTTAATGGCACGGTTCCTATCAACTTAACCGGCGCAGAGTCTATCTGTTTGGCTGCTTTTCAAGTTGAGATATATTGTTatgttaaaatcaaaataaatctcTCTATGTTTTCAGTGTACCGTAGGCGAGACAATCTTTATGTTGAATGATATGTACCCATATTATAGACTTACCGGTAATGAGTGCGTGTACGTCGTCTCGTTCCGGGAAACGGAAGCGTTGCACCCATTTACTTAAATTATGAAGATTGGCTGGAGGAAAACATATTGAGTCTCAGGTCCGACAACTGCTCAACTGGTACAAGGCTGACGGCAGGTATGCAATAAAACAtgtgtgtttactttttttCATGTCTAAATGACGACATTTCTAACTGAGTGTACTGTATTGTTCACTGCGGTGAAGATTTAAAGCTTAGGCCTAACGTTACTTCACAAGAAATGAGAAGTTAGCGGCTGAGGCGAGGCATCATATTTACAGATGTTATTGATGTCGTAGTTTTAGTTTATATGGGCCGGTGGACAACTAACGTTATAGGGAGTTAtcaaaaaataaactttgactCAACTTCTTACAGTCTGttataagaagaaaaaaaatgcactgaTGACTGGATCTGGCCCCAAACCCTGTCGAATAATGATCAGAGGTAGGTCATATCTCTACATCACACCACAGCTTCAGCGTTCAGTGGAAAAAAAGGGGAATATGATTTCAGATGACTGTTAATCTCAATTAATTTGTTTCAGAAATTGTCATAGTGTGCCatcctgtctctgtgtgtgtacctgtgaaCCATAAGGTGACACTGAGTGTCCGCGCTGAGGGCACAGGCATCCTCCACTACCAGTGGTTCAGTGATGATGAAAAGGAGGTAGGCCTATGTGGATTTTACTTTTGTGCATTAAAAAACATGATACTTTTGCATTTTGTCTGACAGTTTAATGTGGACAGAATGTCTACTGTGTATGAGaattgtgtgttgttgtgtattTTATGCTTATACTATATTGTTTATTCTGGTGCACAAGATTCTTGATCTGAGATCTTGATCTTCAATGAAACcagctgtttaaataaaggattAACTAGCTACTTTGAATTACACATTAAAAGTTTTGCATGAATGTTTCTTTACCTAGTTTaacttattttgttgtgttttcaagGTGTGTGGTGGCACTGGAGCAGACTTGACATTCACAGCTAAAAAAAGTCAGCTCTATGTCTGTCGAGTGAATGACCACTTTTGTAACTGCGTGTTCAGCGAGTGGGTGAAAGTGAAGGTGTTGGACATTGATAAATCAGGTATGCGTTGTGCCATTCTCATGTTGATTTATAATGTAGCAGTGTTGTGCTTTACTTGCCTCTGCCTGTCAGTTTTATACATATTGCTACTTTATTATTGTGAGTTTgaatctctgtctctcttttcaaacATGATCAGGTTTGCCAGTACACTGGCAGGGTGAGCCACACATTGCTATTAACCCTAAACCCCAGACAGTCCGACAAGGTACAAAACTTACTCTCCACTGCGCTGCCTTTGGAATCCCCACGCCACACTATCAGTGGTACAGAAATGGACAGCCGCTACTGGACCAGACTAGTGGCACACTGCAGGTAGGGAATCATGACAGGCATGTATTTACTTACCTCACTGCTGAGAGTGATTGTTTACACTGTGCTTCACAGACTCCTTCACCAATCATGTAACTCAGTTAGAAAATCTAGTTAATATTTTGccaatgttttgatttttggTTGAGTTATCTTAACATGTGGGAGAATAGCTATAAATACACGGTAGGAATATAATCTATTGTGGTATTTGCAGATTGACCATGCAACAGCCGAACACGGAGGTTCATACCTGTGCTCCATATCAAACGTACTAGAAGAGACATGGACTGAACCAGTCGATGTTGACATTGGTAAATCATAACTGAAACTACTTTTTTCTACTATCATTGTATTTTTCTCAGACGTTTCCTTCATTTCAAATGAAAGGGCtgtgaagaaaaacattttctttacacTCCTTTGATTCCACTGATTTAGCACTTAGGCATTAAGTTGTTTCCATTATGCTGGAGGTACTTTCCCATTTCTACAGACTGAAAAGGAAGTTGTTAGACTCCAAATAGTACTTGATCCGAGCCTTAGCCACACAACAGGAAAGTGAAACTAGTCCTTGCAGTTTTTTGCCCGTTTGTAACTTATGTTGTGGTGTGTACAGTGCATTTAACAAAAAATTGTTTAATAGTAAAAATTTAATGTGCTTTCTGGACTTATTAACTGATTTTGTGCTTCTTTTTTAATATTCTCTAGTGCAAACTGATCAGCCCCCTTCTGCAGCAACCACAGGTACAATTTTGTGGAAAGAAAGTCAACCCACTCTATTTTAAGCGAGCTAGAGAGGAAATCTATCACAGTATGCATTCAAATTTCCTTGTGGTTTTCACCGTAATTCTACTTTGATCTTTGTTTTAGCCACTGATAAAGTTGCCCTACTTATTGGCAACCTGAATTACTCCAACCACCCTGGCTTGATGGCCCCCATTATGGATGTACATGAGCTGGCCAACCTCCTGCAGCAACTTGGCTTCAGAGTGGTTTCTCTGCTGGATTTAACAAGGGAGGAGATGCTGGCCGCTATTGACAAGTTCATTCAGCTCCTTGACAGAGGAGTTTATGGTGAGTAGTATAATTTGTCCTCGGGGAAGTGCTGACATAGTCATTCAAAGAATGACATGGATTTGAAATATGACATTGTAACATCCTTTGTCGTGTTCTGTTGCACCTATCTGTTGTTGTCCACTTGCCATGTGTCATGAAGTCACGTACATGGAGCTTATATGGCTTAATGCCTGTATATTGTATTTGTAGAGGGTAATGGACAATAAGGCAAATAttgttctgtctctctgtgtgatCAGTTACACAGTGTTAAACCAAAAATTGTAGTGTGCATTGTAGTATACATTTAGTGATTAATAACTAGAGCAAACTAGTCATATTGTCCAGGGGGGCAAAACCATAACTACAGACAGATAGCAGACAGGTACACAAGTATACACTTTAGTCACAGAGCTGTATAATATGAAATTATGttgataaaatataaacaatggTAAGAGAACTGTCATGCTGTGTCAGAATGATGCTGCCTATCACTATTCTCTGCTTCCTCTTgctaataatgaaaaatgaGAAAGCAGAATATGATTATTACACTATGTGCAGTTCAAAATGTTTACAATTCTTATGGTCTTGCAGCTGTAACAGGATGTGTATTGTATAACTCTTGCCAGGCCTTTTCTACTATGCGGGTCATGGGTATGAGCGTGCTGGAAGAAATTACTTGGTAGCTGTTGATGCTCCACAACCGTACCGACCTGaaaactgtgtctgtgtgcagagGATCGTTCTCAGCATGCAGCAAAGACACACTGCGCTGAGTGTAATCCTACTGGACACCTGTAGAAAATGGTGGGTGTAGTAATTAATTTCTATTTTCACTAAGAGATGACCATGACCCATggattttcacatttatttgcaaATTGATgattatacatattttattagaCAAAAATAAACTATTACTATACCATACATGTAcatatactgtttatttttgtgagAATACCCAAGTTATCAGGATTTATTTTGAGTGCTTCATTCttgttaaaactgtattttactTACAGGTACAACCAGGATTGCATACCTTCATACATCATGCCATTGGGACCCAGTGGGAACACAGTTTACGGTTATGCCACGtatgtacttttaatttttatatatatataatatagcagAACTAAATCTTTTGCTAACTCCTTTTGAACATTTCCTCACTTAACCATGCAGATGTGAAGATGCTGAGGCTTTTGAGGTCCAGGACGGAGGGAAAAGTACTGGAATCTTCACTAAGTACTTGAATGAGCACATCCTACAGTTCGAGAAAGTCACACATGTGTTAGAGAAGGTGTCTGAGGGTACGTATTTCAAACACCGTTGCGGTTTTAGTTTTTGAGAACATGACGATAAATCCAAAATATATCAGCCTAAGAACTAATCTAAAATGATGCTGTATAAAAGATAGGTGTAGTTTTTCCCCCAccatgctgtgtttttttagtGGTAAAAGTGCTAAAAAGAAGAAGTGGTCCTTTCAAGTGAACAAATTTATGGCTGATACTAAAATCATTAGTGTTTGAGATTAAAGTTTAAACCATATCAACTCCAAGCccaaagatatatatatatatatatataaacctttatttaaacaggaaaagtcTCATTGAGACACTGTCTCTTTTACAAGCGAGTCCTTTATAAAAGAGTACGAATCCTTTTCcgcttttatttttagttatgtCCATTAATTTCTTCCAGATTGAGGGTAAACAGATCTGAAGGGGAACAGGTTGTCCTTTAGTGTTTTATAATCGTTGGCAACTCTTTTTAGTGTTGTTTACTCAGGACTTGTAAGCATAGCTGTGACGTAGCCGAAGTGGGGAGCTATCAAGTTGTCCCGTCTTGAAAAcgtgtttgtctgtttgatgGCTCTCTGGTGGAATAATTTTTCGAGGTACCATTAGCATGTGACCTCATTCTCTGGAAATTAACACTGTTGGCTAGAGAACAGCAAGAAACATGAGAGCCGCAGAGTGCAAGACAGCTGCTCTGCCGTTTGGGCACCCCCGCCACTGCTCTCATGAATTCACTCACAAAATCAGTGCTAGCAGGACAGGAAGTCCTGCTGACAgaactctgtgtgtttatgtgtgatgAACAAATTAACCACTggttattcatttattttttttaatctttcaacTCTTTgtacttttaaattaaagtcCCAGAGCCACAAAATGGGCTGCTGCTCATCTTGTCTGGGAATTATTTAGAGATTGAAGACAGCATGGCCCAAATCTTCCTGATGCCAAATCTTCTCAAAAGCCAAGCATAAATctataatatattatttgaaCATGGTTTCACTAGTGGTCAGCCATTCCACCCTGTTAACCTTTTTAATGATTCATGTTTGCATGTACTGAATCTTGTAAGAgaggtttaatttaatttagtccAGTCCAATTACTATGAATATTAACCATCTAATTTGTAAAATTTCCCTAAATTCCTCAAAACTGTGAATGTTCACATTCAATGTGAATGTGATGAACGTTTCTAAAACTCACTCCTTGTTCTCTTCCTGCTATTGCAAAACTCAGACAGTCCCCTTGATCAGagtgaagagtgtgtgtgtgcaacaggCTGTTGTAGTTGGTAAAGATTTTATAAAGTGTTTTTAGTAGTTAATGATGTGTTGATTTTTCTCTAAATTGCATTTGCATGTGAAGTTGCTCTTGACTTTAGATCTTACTGGCATCGTATTTACGCACATGTTCTCCCTCCGTTTACACCAGATCTGGGCAGAGATCCTTTAGTCACAGGCAAGCAGGTGGTGGAGATCAAACACACCCTGAAAGAACCTCGATCCCTTGCAGATCCAGTTCGGACCACCGGCCACACAAGGGAACTACACCTGAGAGATGCCTGTTGGAGACAAGCAAATGGTGAGTTGAGGGAAAATCCCCTAAACCTACGTGTTTttactatgttttttttcctatgaCCTACAGATCAAATCACATTGAAGACAGGATATGTAAATATATCCACAGTCCAAATGTAGTGTAGTTTTGTCAAGTAACCCACAATTCCATTTCTTAATCTGTTGTTACCATTAGTGACAGATAGTGATTGTCCTGCTTAGTCTTTCTCACACCTCCTACACTCTAACGCGTGACAACGTGCAGACACTGTGGTTTAATGTGATATTTTGAGCACCATTCAAAAAGCTACTCATTGGTTTTGATAAATCAAAACAGGAAAGTGGTTCATTTAATAAAGTGTATTTACATGCCTGATGAAAGTAAGTTGTATTTTGACACCTCATAACTTCCTCAAATGTACGTAACCTCCTTTAAAATATAATCTTGTTATGTCCTTCAcattgaaatatgtttttatttttaattcaagtCTGCAGCCTAAGTTAACAGAGAGGCTGAAAGTCCCTAATTTGGCAAAACCAGCTGCTTTAACTCATCTTTAAACACCCCTTTCATATTTCCTTTCAGAGCTACCACGGAGGAAGCGGCTGGTGTTCCTATGCCGAGTAGAAGTGGAAGTCAGCTTCTCAGCTTTGTTCTCTAATGTCTTGGTGGTGTTTGCCACTGTAAAGACACCAGGCCCCCGAACCCAGGACTGCACCGTCACTCTGAGTAGCATgcctgtaaatatttatttttacttaaaacTATCTGAAATCCTGTCAAGTTTTATTGTCATCCATATAGGACCCACAATAGATGTATACAGTGGCATTCTTGtacaaaagcattttcatttttgataaagacacacacaaaacacactataGGTAAAAGCAAAATGGACAGCATACAGAAATGTCCCCTTTCCAATAGTACATAACTGCCTTCAGTTTTTTGACTATGTCACtgaattctgactttttttgtaAGAGTCACCAATGTCAACATTGCGTTTAAAAACTGCAAGTTGTATCTACATCATAAATTCCACGTTACTCACCCTAGAAAACTGACGGTTTCCATTAGCCAGCAGGAATTTCTCACTGATGACCATTCACCCCCATGTTTCACGTCTGAGGAAGTTCTGTCCATATATAGACTTCCAGCCTGCTGTAACCACAAAGACAAAGCAGGAAGTTGTAATAGAAATGTGCTCTTTGCTGCACTTCTCTTTTGTGCACGTTTCCACTACTGAATCTAGGACCATACTGACATCTAGTGGCTGATTATCAGTGTTCTAGCAGTGAGTCAGTTCTAGGCCAGTGTAAATGCAGGGCATGTTTTTTGAGAGTCAACTTATACTTGTTTTCATATAGTTGGTTAAAAATCATGATGATGCTGACCAATCTTTTTATTCTGTGTATCCTTAGCCAATGGAAGACATATTTTCCGGCCCCGGCAGGTCAGAGGAGATGGACTCTCTACTATTTAATAAAACTGATAACCCAGACTGTACTCTGCGACTGTGTGCTCTTCAAAAGCTTACGGTATGCAGTgtataattcaaataaaaaaagtagtAATTAAGTAATGCATAACTAATGCATAACT
Proteins encoded:
- the malt3 gene encoding mucosa-associated lymphoid tissue lymphoma translocation protein 1, with the translated sequence MTGSGPKPCRIMIREIVIVCHPVSVCVPVNHKVTLSVRAEGTGILHYQWFSDDEKEVCGGTGADLTFTAKKSQLYVCRVNDHFCNCVFSEWVKVKVLDIDKSGLPVHWQGEPHIAINPKPQTVRQGTKLTLHCAAFGIPTPHYQWYRNGQPLLDQTSGTLQIDHATAEHGGSYLCSISNVLEETWTEPVDVDIVQTDQPPSAATTATDKVALLIGNLNYSNHPGLMAPIMDVHELANLLQQLGFRVVSLLDLTREEMLAAIDKFIQLLDRGVYGLFYYAGHGYERAGRNYLVAVDAPQPYRPENCVCVQRIVLSMQQRHTALSVILLDTCRKWYNQDCIPSYIMPLGPSGNTVYGYATCEDAEAFEVQDGGKSTGIFTKYLNEHILQFEKVTHVLEKVSEDLGRDPLVTGKQVVEIKHTLKEPRSLADPVRTTGHTRELHLRDACWRQANELPRRKRLVFLCRVEVEVSFSALFSNVLVVFATVKTPGPRTQDCTVTLSSMPPMEDIFSGPGRSEEMDSLLFNKTDNPDCTLRLCALQKLTESLVIKVDLHYTHMDSKLRQTESQQMDIGKPLMASCKLYRRNHASTAKKQEGAPAQSMGNISSSKPPLQQTPAGPCRPFTRKAVCAAKVAFPRSNEPEENDENELQDFTLRH